A stretch of DNA from Archaeoglobaceae archaeon:
CATCTTCAAGAACGAAGGCAGAGAGAACGATAAGCAACCTTCTTTCAGAATCTTCGTGAAGGAAGGCGAAGCGTGGAAAGAAGTCGGAGCCTTGTGGACAAGAGAGCTTAAGGAGAAGGAAGGTGATGAAATTGTTGGCTAATGTTGTGATCAACGGAAAAGAGACTCAGCTAAAGGTTTTTATCACAAATACGATGAAGAAAATGTGTGTTCAAGCGGAAACTCTCGAACTCGACTTCGGTTCTGTGATTATTGGGATGTATATTAAGGATTTTGAAGACCTCATTGAAGTTTGGAAGGACTTCAAGAAAGATGCTCCTTGGTTAAGGAGAAGGGCTTCCAGAAAAGCGAATGCCCGTCCAAAAATTCGAACTTCAAGTGAACCCATATCTGAACATGGATCCAATATGGAGAATGCATCAGGAGCGGGTGAATCCACATGAGCGATGTTAAGCATGTCATAGATGGTATAAAAGTATATGGTTATACACTTCACGTGAACCCATTTCTGAACATTGATTCCACGTGGAAAATGCATCAGAAGCGGGGGAATGCATGAACCATTTTCCCATTTTATCAGGTGATGAACCATGAACAAACTGAGAAAGCTCCTTCTTGAGTTTGAAGAAAACGAGGATCATTCCACACTCAAGGAACTCCTCAAAACTATCATCAAAAAACTCGAAGAAATCGAGGATGAGCTCTCAAATCAGGATGTGGAGATCGAGAAAGTGAAGAGGAGCCTATGAGGAATACGCTAATCGATCTTGGTCTTGGGAAGAAAGTTTCTGAATATGACTGCTACATCTGTAATGGTCTTGGAGATTGCAAGTATCGGATAGAGTTCCGATATTCGATTTACTGCGTGAAGGATGCCGAGAAAATTGATGATCGGTTGATTCTATG
This window harbors:
- a CDS encoding DUF736 family protein, which codes for MGEGEKKAKEKARKYLSGYVEFGILGRREICIFKNEGRENDKQPSFRIFVKEGEAWKEVGALWTRELKEKEGDEIVG